Genomic window (Vicia villosa cultivar HV-30 ecotype Madison, WI unplaced genomic scaffold, Vvil1.0 ctg.000327F_1_1, whole genome shotgun sequence):
AGATAAGGCTTTTGAGATTTATATTTAGCGCACAACAAGAATAACCTCATGTAAGCCCATAATATTTGATGGAGCTTAGAAGGGGAAACTTTTAAGTGCTTCAAGACAGATACTTCGATTTCAGAAAAAGGAAACTACAACCATATTCTTGTAAACAGGAACTCATAGAGCAGGATCATATAGTCGTCAAAGCAACTGAATATTCTCTGTTCCGGGCCCATTGGAAGAGTCGGCCATTCCAAGGGATCATCGATCACGACGTTGGCAAAATTTATAGCGTCTTAAGTACTAAAAATAGTTGGAGTTCCCACTACTTCTGTATTCACCCAGCCATACTATGATCCATTAGCATGTTTTATCAATGGTACACTTCTTCAGGCTAAGTGGGCGGCCTTAGAATCTTCACCAGGTGTCGTCCAAGATATTGCACTGGTTCTGCCTCGGTGTTCTAAATGACTCCTCAATTCAACATCAATAAGTTCTCATTTAGTGGTTTTCAAGTAGAGTTGGATGAAATCATCATCGCATTCTCTCATCCATTGATTGTCTCGAATCTCCCACTCGCTAAAAATGGGAGGAGTCATGGGGACCTCAACGTGATTGTACCTTCCGTCGTCATTTTGAAAAACGGCTTCAAAAGAATTGAACGGAGAAGTCTCCTCTTCTAGGGAGTGCCCACCTCCCATTTGTGAGTCAGAATCATCGAATAAGGATATGACCTCTAGACTTACACTATCTTGAGCAAGAGGGATAGGAATCGGGTGATATCCTCATTCCATAGAAGTGGAAACATCCCTTTCAAAACCACCCACTAAATGAACATTATTATCAATCATTTTGGATGGAAAACAAGAAAGGTCGGAAAGTAAAAGCTTGAGTTGAATAAGGTACCTGGTGAATGCGAGAATGAAGGAGTGTGGTGATGAAGAAACACTAAGACTTTGGTCGAAATAACTACTTGAAATCTGACAAGCACTCTTAGAGACGAAGAGGTGAAGGTTATTAATAATGAGAAGAGTTGTGAGTAAACTTGAATAACAGAGTGTGGAAAAGTTCCCTATATGGACAATTCCTCCAACTTATAGGAAAGCACAGCTGGATGACTCGAATCAGTGAAAGAAAGTCATTACAAGATTAGCGACTAGATTTCCCATTGGGGATACACGCAAACTCGAGTGCACTATAAATTGTGACATGCCCTAGCTTGTCACATAAGTCCACGTGTCAAGAGAAGACAACGAAGCGTTTCCACCATTAAGCATTCAATACTTATGTTCCCCATTACTTTTTCAACTGCTTAGAAACGATTGAGTTCTTGCTCACACCAGAAAATATCCTTGAGGTTGGCCTAAAACAACTAAAGGCTTCCCTAGCTCACTCAAAACCCAAAAAAGCCTTAAGGTAAATTTTTCTTGGTCGGCCAAAGCCCTAAATAGCCAAGGCCCAATTCTCCTCAAATTCATTCCACTTAACCGAAAGTATAAAATCAGCTCACATGCAAAAGCAACGTACATTCTTTGATTTCCACTTTTCACCATattcatcttgaatcttgaagtaacaagggcgttggagtgctaaccatgAAGGTCCGTCCAGCACCATCGTGAAGGAGATCAacattattatttcaaaattatcaGTTCTCCAACTGCATCCATTTCTAGTTCCTTAAcgaaactctctctctctctctctctctctctctctctctatatatatatatatatatatatatatatatatatacacacacacacacacatatatatatatagggttctCTTAAACAATTTGGAGGTTCTGTTCCAATTTTAGAAATCGACTCCAAAAAAAGAGAAATGCagataatttttaaaaagtcaatttttattaatttatataaatatttataaataatgatTATATATAAATGAAAGGCAAACATACAATAAATTGTTTCCCTATCCTTTTTGAAACCAATAAACTTAAAAGCAAAGTCTATAATCCTAGGGTACAATACATTTTTATCCACGAGTCTCTAGACTATTTTTGTAAAAGATCTACAAACTCTGGCGCTAGAAAGCTAAAAGCATCAAATACAAATAGTATAAAAACATGTTGATTGTTAGAAAAAGGTTTCTCATATTTTACCAGTTATCTTCCAGTGACTTTGAGTACTATGTGTTCCATAGTAAAACCTCCAGTTCTCAATCTCACAAGTGGGCATACTTGAGTCAAGTCCACACATGTTTGCGTCTTCTCTCATACCTAGTCGTATATCAAAACATTTATCACTCAAGAAATTCATATGCGCCTCTTTTAATTATCTATTGAATCATGATAACTTGAAAATAATATGGTTAAAtatactgtagcaacctgccctaaaaattaaagattagagtcgccacctattctaccaaggcgaatagaaaacctcgcgcagttaagagatcaggataagatactatattcaggtcgagggaaggtgttaggcaccctcgaccctttcctatggctttggaTCTAAGGTTAAtagttttatggctaagagtgttaaggtaaggtttatgctttcaagggttaataattaagggaaaacaaatcaggaaaaaatgagatttatggggaaggggactcgccttgttgccaagtgcctacgtatctccttagggagaatcagagtcaacgtagttcgggggagggttgtacgccctttgagtttgaaatttgatttgatatggttttggaggcctttgagtagcctatcgtagttttgaatgaggatgaaaatccgtagtttgatattgaggttttgaaaggtttgaaaagtgttttgaggtttgggcgtacaaccctgatttaattttgcactattaactacaacgatcaatagattcgatcgccatagttaacagatttgaaattgtatcgttaccaattttaatcaattgatctgattattactaataacgaattaggatattttttataatttttagtaattagtttgcatcgttacccctcgcaatcgattgattcgattaaaaagaataacgaattagaaTAAGAACaatagaaagattaatcatcgcgactaataagatagtcgaaaccatttaatcaaatagaaattaattatattttaattaaataacattttaattaaaatttattattgaccgtagcgattaattgatttaatcgaaacgaacaacaaattagaatttttaacataaatattatatgttaaattatttataaaaataattattatcatataaataaatatattaaaaagaattaattaaaacatataattaattaaaactaatttaggTTATTAGGGTTGGGATTCAGTATGGTTGCTTTTAAGGTCTATGGTATGGGTACTAATCTAGGTTGTTGGATCTGGCTAGTGGATGAATTAAAGGTTCAGATCTGGAGTGTATGGTGGGGCGTATAGGCCAGGGTGCATGGGATCAGGGACTTAAaccttttattaaaaataaggttggaggggaggctcgaacctgcgacctctcCCTCACACACACGCTTCGTCACCATCCCAACTAAGCTGCTTAGTTGTTTAACATACGCTTTCATTGTATTATATGAGAAATCAAAAAGAAACATGGAAAACGCGCGCGAATTTTTGAATGGGCTAATCAGGTGATGACACCTCGTCATCTTCTCCACAGGATTTACAAAGAACCTGCAAGCTTTGTTACGGTTTTGCTAGGGACCACGTCGTAGCAAACTAAAACTAGGGAAATAGCGAATAACACATAATTATGTATAAATGTGGCGCGACCCCCTCGTCTCCTTCGTCTCCTTCATACGAACCTAAGCATGTTACTATCTTGCCCTAATTTTACCCCTACGAGAAACCCCTAATTGAAACCCTAAAAGCTTCACACGACCTCTAATAGCAAAGTGTGTTCTAAGCGCATAAACTCTAAAGAAACAAACCAGAAACAATTATAGCATCACAAATAATCAGAATATACCATTTAAAACATGTGAGGATACGTATATTATGCCAATCGATCCAATGTTCAGAACAACATACCTTGGTCAATTGGAGGTCGATCTGGGGGTGTTGCTGCAGCGTGATGATCCCAATAGATTCAGAAAGTCTCAAGGATCATAAAGCAATGCTTAAACCTCTTTGAAATGCTTCCAATCCTTGAAATCGAATTTGAGTTTCTTGACCAAAATTTTGGTTCTTGAATATATGCTTCTGAGCAGAGTGTCCAACCCCTACTCGTGTGCCTCTCTTCCCTTACTTATAGAGGACTCATTTAGGTTAAAAATAATCTTCCAAAAgccctttgaatcaaatcttgagattttgagaaaattggtttttaatcttttatcaaaaccttctattttggtcTAATTTTGTGTTAACTCTTTCCAATCAATCTTCCACGAAAATCATATAATAATCTCATATAAATGCTGATTGGAATTGGTTACTATGTGGCctttttccaaatatttgatttcctttgatttatacaattttaaatcattatttaaatgaataaaaatcatataaaaatcaaataaaaatgtaaaattcATGGCAAATCACTTTGGATAACCCAAAttgcttgtggaccaagtttaagtcataaaatataggcccatttgcaaaataatCCAACTTgaacctcctttatttcacattttgtcctctaaaattacccaactttgaccaagcatatctcactcgatttttaagctatgagggagttctaggactttttagaaacctcaagaggtcctctacaatccactttggaacatatttttcatttggagcttttatcttgatcatatcctctttgacaaaaaactgcttttgaaggatgcttgaaaaggacctgtaatcttttgcattatacctctcaaatgaagcatttctagcctaggcttgtgagagacaaagttgtagagaatgcaatctccttccaaataggctttgagtgggaaatttttgatgttccatgtgaaagtaatggtcagtcaaagttgagttgactttctcctagagaaaccctaatttgaacctttttgtatttgttcatctctgagtttctactgataaatcatgatcaaattttgatcacaTGATGGATATACACCTCtacacttgatgtttgaccaatgatcagaggtttggaccatgctttgattgtggttgacttttaggtttaatCAGTTGACTGGGAATCTTGGAGTTTGTTTGAGCATGTAACTTTTGGAGTTGAGCCTTGATCTTTGTCATAGAATTATCTTAGATCATGATGGACCATGGAGAGCTTCATTAGAGACCTTGCTTTGCTAGTTCCCTCAGGAGAAtaccaaaccctagctttagaagactcttgctcaggagaatgactggatgaatctcttgaactttgaatcattgtgaatagaatgtggaaggcaaattttggggtatgacatatacgATACCCCCTGCAATGTTAGCAAAATTTGGTTTACTCCctgtaaaaaaaattggattccCCCTTGAAATGTTAAGATTATGTATCTTTTGCCCCTTTAGTGTACAAGTTACCCCCTATAACGTGAGCGAGTTTTGGTTTAGCCCTCAGATTCAATGTTCAAATTGTCCGCTTAGGGGGCAAAACAAAAGAATATTTACATTACAGAGGgggaatccaaaaaaaatattattacagGGGGTAAAGGGAAACTCGCCTACATTGTAGGGGTATCGTATATTTaatccaaaataataataaaatgttgttgacattttaatatattattataataaatatatatgtcTATAATCAAAAGAAAAATGATATATCAAACCATAAATGATGGAAGTGGATTCTTGACAACTGCTTTTGGGGAAACACTAAATATTatctaaaatttattaaaaaaacatgaaaTATAATTTAAACATTATAATAAATAATCATGAAGAATAAAGATTGACATGAGTGTCCATTATTAATTTCaaagaattatattaaaaataataatttgtcattgaaaatataaaataaaattaatgcattaaatttttataaaattataaaatcaaaatGTATCTCTACAAGGGTAGAACTAGCACCCTTTTGCTCAAAAAGAAATGCTTTAGTCATTGGGCTACATCTTCTAAATTGTTAATTATTTAGCAAACAATATTTATATTAGTTATTagttattaaaatttttaatcattttctcAATTTTGAGGTCCTTGATTTTTTAAGCCCCTATGCAACGGGCCAGGTTACACGGGCCCATATTCGCCCTATATATAACCCAGTGTGAGTTTTCCGATACCTAATTTTTTTATTGCAGCAGCTCAAATAAAAAGTCGATCCCCATCTCATCAAAGTTTGTTGATTCTCGTCGTAAAATCTTGAAGATGATAAAGGTACTTTTAtcaaattgataaaatctttgatgTGAGGCGAATTAGTTTTTTAGTTTTTCATTAGTTTGTTTGGATTTGACAGCTTTAATACTTGTATCACTCTCTAAATGTCAATTTTCTTTGTTCAAATCTATCCTTAGGTTGTTTTACATGGAATGTGATCTTTTACTcagattctttatttatttatttttatgatttttcgtTCCTTCTAGTTGATCCCCCTTCAGATTCTTTCAAACATTAGCATCTTAAACAGTATTTTTAAgtcttttaattgtttttttgttgtaaaagttttttgagttttcttgtctttggtAAAGTATctagtttttgaaaataatattttgttatgAATATTTGAGAGACTAGATCAGATGATACATATCGACATTTTATGagttgattttttaattttattaatttaattagtcaaaattTGGCTGAATAGTATCAGTTTTAGTAATGgcgaatattttattttatttcttagaaTATTAAGGAATCAGGTACAAGGAATCCAATAACTAGTCTTGATGCACATATGTATCTGAAAGAAATAAAGGATGCATTTAAAGATGAGAAGTACAAGTACAAAGTATTTTTAAGGGCCATGAAAGATTTCAATTTAAGAAGGTTTGATTTATTCATATCAAGAttaaaagtttttaatttgtttatagtAATTGATTTGATTCTTTTCCTTTGATGTATTTCCAGAATTGATATTGTAGGTGTGATGGAAAGAGTGGAGAAATTGTTTCAAAGGCATAcagaattattattaaaatttaataacttTTTGCCAGATGGATTTGAAATCAAACCTTCACCAAAGAAGCCAAATTTTCCAGTAATGAATAAAGAAGATGCTGACAAATATTTGGACAAGGTGAAGGTATGAGGATTCTTAAGTTATAAGATAAATTCTTTTCATACACATTCGTTTAAGTTTTTGGAGCGAAAATTTACtaattttttaatgtttattGCTATGACTATAATGGATCCTTTTTATGCAGACTCGGTTTCAACATCAACCATATGTATATGATTCATTTGTAGACATGATGATCATGTATAAAAACAAAGATAAGAGTCTCGAGGAGATTTATGAAATGGTATGTGGTATATTTTCTAtgcctttcattttttttttacttttgtaatgctcattttatttatatttagatTTTTGTCCAGGTTGCTTCACTTTTTAAAGATCATCATGATCTTGTCGATGGATTTACAAATTTTCTTCTATAATATAGCCCATGATGTATAATGAATTTATTTCGTAAAAATCTATGTGATCatttaataaatatcgatggttttattttggagagagtttatttttataaatttaattttaatatttgtaatTTGAGACTTGATGTAAGCAACTATTTTCAACAAGATTGTATCAATTTAGTTTAATATTTTTCGGAAAATGTTGAAGATTTATATATGATAATGAAATAAAGATAAATTTATTTAAGAAATTACTTACAACATCAAAAATTAAGAACTTATTTGGTTAAAATctcttttggaaaaaatcattTGTGCATGTGTGTTCCAACGAATATAAGTGTAGGTGTTGGATAGTAGAACATGTTACTTCCTTGATAATTGTGAGTTGTTGAGCAGACCGTTGTACTGAATCTTCTTAATTAAGTTCCATGATCCTATCTTCAAATGAACCACTTTTGATTCTGAAGTAGTAAGCTTGGAATATatcactttcttttctttgttcttttgatgatgtatatGATGATTAGTTCGGAAACTACTTTGTTATGATAGCATGAGAATATCAGAACCAATAGGAACaaaactttgtctttcagaaatAATGACAGCATCATTTCTGAAGAACGACACATGAATTCCTAGATCAAATCTGTATCTGAAGAGATAATTGATTTGTTGGTGAGAACACACGAACAATTCGAGCAATAGTATTAGAGTATTTCAGAATAGAACAATGTTTTCATGACCCTTGATCCCATCCTGAATTGAATAACCTTCCTTAGTTGGGAAGCAGAGAactgaagtgatgtttaatcatCAGTTTTGACATTAACCTGACTTTCAGAATCTTGCTATGGTTATGGAGATAACTTCCATAGCAACCTACCACTCTTGTAGGGgatgtagaagaatcaatcataaAAAGTTGATCAATACTTCAAAGACCATATCTCATATGCACTAAATACATACCTCATGTATGACTACGAGATACTTGGATGCCAGTTTCCTGCACCTATAAAAGAGATTCCCTCTAACAGGTATCTGAAGCAGATTTCAACGAACATGGCATTAACTGGTCTTTACTTGTCATGAGTAAACTGTTCAGACTAAGCCTACCTCTTCAAAGAACAAGGATCCACAACCTTCCTTGCACTACCACTGATTCATTATGTGAGGACATAAGTGAACCCAAGCAATAAAGAGAAGCTTCAAGTATATACCAGGAAACTTTAATCCTTTTATTTCTAAAAGGAGACCAGTGGGAGGTGAGCCTGAAATTGTAACTAAAAAGTATGGTAGAGTCTCACTAGAAAAGAGGATCCCAATCAAGAAGAAAGCCCCTGGAGCGGTGGCAATACCTTGAACTATCAATGATAGAATATTCAAAAAGGTGCTAATTAATtttgggtctagtgtgagtttaatgctattatctatcttcaaaaagcttgacaTTGGAAAGATAAGCGAGAGTAGGACAAAATTGAAATTTGTTGATCACACCATTAAGTAGTCTTATGGGATAGCTGAAGATGTATTGGTGGAGATTGATAAGTTTTTCTTTCTAGTTGATTTCCAGATCATGGACATTCCTAAAGATGAAGAGACTCTTATCCTTCTATGTAGACTATTtttgcttactagtcgctgcaattttGATATCAAGAAAGGGACACTAACAGtaaaatcttttgatgaagaggTAACATTAAAGGTGTTAGAAGTCAAGAAGCAAGGTGCAGGTGGAAAGAATCAATCTTCGGTCGGTATGATCAAAATTGCGGGAGAAAGTAAAATGCCAAAACCTCTCCCAGAAAGAGTCTCAAGCATAGTTTCTCAGATGGCCTCAGCTCACTCATCTATCAAAAGGCCTAAGTTCCTTCAAGAAGTCAAGAAGAAGAATaaagaggaaaatcaaggtgaggaGATGAAAGTGGGAAGTGACTTGAGGAGAAAAGTGGTTCGTGCTTTTCATTCAAATAAGTTCATGGTTGtggaagtgacaagcaacaaggtttggaagagGAAGTACCCTCCATAATAAAAGGGTAATAGATcatcgagccatgcgacgttaaacaaagcgtttcgtgggaggtaacccacgcTTTTAATAACGTAGTTTTCTTTTTATGTTCGTTT
Coding sequences:
- the LOC131626874 gene encoding paired amphipathic helix protein Sin3-like 3, encoding MAKSVKNIKESGTRNPITSLDAHMYLKEIKDAFKDEKYKYKVFLRAMKDFNLRRIDIVGVMERVEKLFQRHTELLLKFNNFLPDGFEIKPSPKKPNFPVMNKEDADKYLDKVKTRFQHQPYVYDSFVDMMIMYKNKDKSLEEIYEMVASLFKDHHDLVDGFTNFLL